From the genome of Saccopteryx bilineata isolate mSacBil1 chromosome 6, mSacBil1_pri_phased_curated, whole genome shotgun sequence, one region includes:
- the CDKN2AIP gene encoding CDKN2A-interacting protein isoform X2 has translation MAQEVSEYLSQNPRVAVWVEALRCDGETDKHWRHRREFLLRNAGDLAPTGGAASTDTEEAADAEGGARSRQLQQLVSFSMAWANHVFLGCRYPQKVMDKILSMAEGIKVTDAPIHTTRDELVAKKG, from the exons ATGGCGCAGGAGGTGTCGGAGTACTTGAGCCAGAACCCGCGGGTGGCCGTCTGGGTGGAGGCGCTGCGCTGCGACGGCGAGACTGACAAACACTGGCGCCACCGCCGGGAGTTTCTGCTCCGCAATGCCGGGGACCTGGCCCCCACGGGCGGCGCTGCCTCCACTGACACGGAGGAGGCCGCGGACGCCGAGGGCGGGGCCCGCAGCCGGCAGCTGCAGCAGCTCGTCTCTTTCTCCATGGCCTGGGCCAACCACGTCTTCCTCGGGTGCCG gtaCCCTCAAAAAGTTatggataaaatacttagtaTGGCTGAAGGCATCAAAGTGACAGATGCTCCAATCCATACCACGAGAGACGAACTGGTTGCCAAG aagGGGTAG
- the CDKN2AIP gene encoding CDKN2A-interacting protein isoform X1 has product MAQEVSEYLSQNPRVAVWVEALRCDGETDKHWRHRREFLLRNAGDLAPTGGAASTDTEEAADAEGGARSRQLQQLVSFSMAWANHVFLGCRYPQKVMDKILSMAEGIKVTDAPIHTTRDELVAKVKKRGISSSNEGVEEPLKKRLTEGKNNSAVEQDHAKISAKTERASAQQENSSACSGSSSKSEGSGSSTRSSGTSNQSSSASDRDRPASSQSSGSASSQVTTAGSGKASESEAPEKHGSASFVSSLLKASVNSHVTQSTESSQQSGSPKKSAVEGSSVSASPSTAEVELPLLGSSGSLEIELPLLSSKPSSETASSGLTTKTSSEASVSSSVPPNSSSSGMSSLTPKSSASTNASMLTSKSSSQVAAALLASKSGPQTSGSLVSKSTSLASVSQLASKSGSQTSTSQLPSKSASQSSESSVRFSCCKLTNEDVKQKQPFFNRLYKTVAWKLVAVGGFSPNVNHGELLNAAIEALKATLDVFFVPLKELADLPQNKSSQESIVCELRCKSVYLGTGCGKSKENAKAVASREALKVFLKKKVVVKICKRKYRGSEIEDLVLLDEESRPVNLPPALKHPQELL; this is encoded by the exons ATGGCGCAGGAGGTGTCGGAGTACTTGAGCCAGAACCCGCGGGTGGCCGTCTGGGTGGAGGCGCTGCGCTGCGACGGCGAGACTGACAAACACTGGCGCCACCGCCGGGAGTTTCTGCTCCGCAATGCCGGGGACCTGGCCCCCACGGGCGGCGCTGCCTCCACTGACACGGAGGAGGCCGCGGACGCCGAGGGCGGGGCCCGCAGCCGGCAGCTGCAGCAGCTCGTCTCTTTCTCCATGGCCTGGGCCAACCACGTCTTCCTCGGGTGCCG gtaCCCTCAAAAAGTTatggataaaatacttagtaTGGCTGAAGGCATCAAAGTGACAGATGCTCCAATCCATACCACGAGAGACGAACTGGTTGCCAAGGTGAAGAAAAGAGGGATATCAAGTAGCAATG aagGGGTAGAAGAGCCACTGAAAAAACGACttacagaaggaaaaaacaaTTCTGCAGTTGAGCAAGATCATGCAAAAATTTCTGCCAAAACAGAACGTGCATCAGCTCAGCAGGAAAACAGCTCAGCGTGTTCGGGGTCATCTAGCAAATCCGAGGGTAGCGGAAGCTCTACTCGGAGCTCTGGCACCTCGAATCAGAGTAGCTCTGCAAGTGACAGAGATCGGCCTGCTTCCAGCCAGAGCAGTGGCAGCGCTTCCTCTCAGGTAACAACGGCAGGGTCTGGAAAAGCTTCTGAATCAGAAGCCCCAGAGAAGCACGGTTCGGCATCGTTTGTGTCTTCGTTGTTGAAAGCCAGTGTGAATAGTCATGTGACCCAGTCCACAGAGTCCAGTCAACAAAGTGGATCACCTAAAAAGAGTGCTGTGGAAGGTTCTTCAGTCTCAGCTTCACCGAGCACGGCAGAGGTTGAGCTGCCCTTGTTGGGCTCCTCAGGAAGCTTAGAAATAGAGTTGCCGCTGTTGTCTTCCAAACCTAGTTCAGAGACAGCTTCAAGTGGGTTAACTACCAAAACCAGTTCAGAGGCCAGTGTTTCCTCATCAGTTCCCCCAAACAGCTCCTCATCGGGTATGTCCTCACTAACTCCCAAGAGCAGCGCATCAACGAATGCATCCATGCTGACTTCCAAAAGCTCTTCGCAGGTAGCTGCAGCACTGTTAGCTTCCAAGAGTGGCCCGCAGACCAGTGGGTCTCTAGTTTCAAAGAGCACTTCCTTAGCAAGTGTGTCCCAGCTGGCTTCTAAGAGTGGTTCTCAGACTAGCACCTCCCAGTTGCCTTCTAAGAGTGCTTCCCAGTCAAGTGAAAGTTCTGTCAGGTTCTCCTGTTGCAAGTTAACCAATGAAGATGTGAAACAGAAGCAACCCTTTTTTAATAGACTGTATAAAACAGTGGCGTGGAAGTTGGTGGCTGTTGGTGGCTTTAGTCCCAATGTGAATCATGGAGAGCTCCTAAATGCAGCCATCGAGGCTCTGAAAGCAACACTGGATGTGTTTTTTGTCCCCCTAAAAGAACTGGCAGATCTGCCTCAAAATAAGAGCTCTCAAGAAAGTATTGTCTGTGAATTGAGATGCAAGTCTGTGTATTTGGGCACTGGGTgtggaaaaagcaaagaaaatgcaaaagcaGTTGCATCAAGAGAAGCACTGAAGgtatttctcaagaaaaaggtggtggtaaaaatatgtaaaaggaaATACAGAGGCAGTGAAATAGAAGACCTAGTGCTCCTTGATGAAGAATCAAGGCCTGTAAACTTACCTCCAGCATTAAAACATCCTCAAGAGTTACTATAA